The region AGCTTTCGGGCAGGGAGTGGCGGTCGAGGACGGCGAAGCCGTCTGCGAGCCAGTTTTCACAGGCTGCTGTGTCTTCGCTGGTGTAGGCGGGGTCGGGCAGTTCTGCGGTGAGTCCGGCCAGTATCTGGGTGGTGCGGTGTACGTAGGCGGTGTCGGTGCGGGCCGGTTCGTTCGCGGCGCCTCCGAGGGCCTCGAAGTACAGTTTGCGGGTCTGTCCGGTTCGCATGTGCGTGGGGTCGGTCAGGACTGTCAGGAGGTCCTCGATGTCGGCGGGGGGCACCGTTGAGTCGAACATCCGGGACCGGGTGCGGTAGTAGTTCCAGCGGGGCACCATCGATTCGGGTGTGGTGCCGGCCCGGTGGCATTGTGCGGTGGTGAGGGTCGCGCAGCCGTAGATCTGCATCATGCCTTGCTGAAGCGATCTTTCTGCGACGGTCCGGTTGAGGGGGTTTGTGCCGACTGCTGCGACGAGTTCGTCGATATGGCGGTCGAGGTCTTCCACGGTGCCGTACCAGGTGCCGGCGATGCTCACCATGGTGTCGGGTGAGGGGGGGCTTGCGGAGCCGGCTATGAGCAGCGAGGAGAGGTCGTTGGGTGCCCTTGTCACCCACTGCTGCCAGTTTTCGATCGTTGTGGCCGTGTCGCCTGCCGACCAGACCAGTCTGTAGCCGGTCAGGGTGGTGCGTCGTATGGGTTGCAGTGTGTAGCTGGTGACGACGCCGTAGTTGCCGCCGCCGTTGCCGCGCAGTGCCCAGTACAGATCGGGGTTGTCTTGGGCCGAGGCGCGTACGGCGCGCCGGTCCGCCAGTACCACTTCGGCTGAGACGAGCCGGTCGCAGGCCATGCCGTATTTGCGTG is a window of Streptomyces rubradiris DNA encoding:
- a CDS encoding FAD-binding oxidoreductase, giving the protein LILTAASTAGAVTGLLGPTGSAAGAHHPAPRHGRLERTERHLDGDLILPSDARYEQAREQSLRQFDTTHPMAIAYCQNTQDVQTVLAFAQDKGIHTVPRSGGHSFGGYSTTTGIILDVSRLNRVTTDQTLVTIGAGTQQVDALAALTPHGLALASGLCPTVGAGGFIQGGGIGHQTRKYGMACDRLVSAEVVLADRRAVRASAQDNPDLYWALRGNGGGNYGVVTSYTLQPIRRTTLTGYRLVWSAGDTATTIENWQQWVTRAPNDLSSLLIAGSASPPSPDTMVSIAGTWYGTVEDLDRHIDELVAAVGTNPLNRTVAERSLQQGMMQIYGCATLTTAQCHRAGTTPESMVPRWNYYRTRSRMFDSTVPPADIEDLLTVLTDPTHMRTGQTRKLYFEALGGAANEPARTDTAYVHRTTQILAGLTAELPDPAYTSEDTAACENWLADGFAVLDRHSLPESYQNYMDPALEDWRTAYYAENYPRLARIKHAYDPHGFFRFPRSIS